The Ipomoea triloba cultivar NCNSP0323 chromosome 4, ASM357664v1 DNA segment ACACCTCTATATAGTCtctagtttatatatatattttctattgtttcatTAATTTCTAACCACGGATCATGCATACTAAATAGATAGAAGAGATTAATCAGTGCGTTATAATAAGACTACTAACTCTCATTTGAACctgacttttatatatatatatatatatatatatatatatatatatttcaataacCGTCAGGGACGTATCCAGGAATTTGTTTTAGAGGGGgcgaaatattaaaataaaatagatagttaaaaaaaggaagaaatacttaaagaaatataattataaatattgttagatatatgcaataaataaaacacatgaaaaatttataaaaatatttataaaaaaatatgaaacataattaatttttataaaaatatttataaaaaaatatgaaacataattaatttgataaattaattcaaatagaaaataaattataaattacatatctcattattagtatatataaatatatatatatatattcataaaacttttttaaagcAATAAGGGAATTGAACCCCCTAACCTTTCTAAGCACAAGTATACATCTACCAACTAGTCAACCTAACATCTTGtgtatattaatctattatgtgtatatatatatatatatatatatatatatatacatatatatatgatatgatctatataatagattaatgtgtatatatatatatatatatgatatgatcttgtgtatattaatctattatatagatcatatcatatatatatgtatatatatatatatatatatatatatatatatatatatatatatatatatataatagattaatatacaTAAGATGTTAGGTTGACTAGTTGGTAGATGTGTACTTGTGCTTAGAAAGGTTAGGGGGTTCAATTCCCTTATCgctttaaaaaagttttatgaatatatatatatatatatatatatatatatcataaaaaaGTCATCTTGTGTAAAGTCAACCATCTTGTCTAGCTAGCTCTTTGTTTATTACATCTGCTTTTACCCACTGCCCCCAGGGTAGTTCCGTCTCTGATAACCGTTATTAATCAAATTCGAAACATAAAAttagacaaaaataaaatatcatatatcAAACATGTATAAGAATTTTCTTGTTTTAGAGTTCATATGTcctattataaaaatatttattaaaattagattttaatgaatataaaaaaaacactCATATCTACCATTCTTTACCAGATAGAATTTGTTCTATAATGAATATAGAAGTTGAATGAGCCAAGGACGGATAGATCAAAGGTACAATTGTACAACGGTACAGTACAACAAAAAAtgtgtccaaaaaaaaaacaaaaacaaaaacaaatcaaacacaaaaattGAACTTTTCAAGAAGTAGCAACGCATAAAGGCTTTAAATCACACAGTGCTTTGTTGCTGTGCCCACTTTCCATGCACCGCCTTAGCCTTTGATATTTCTCCATTCCCATTTCCACCTCAGCTTCCAATATATTCCCGTCCATGTCCCTTTCCTCCTCCCTTTCCACTTCGCTGTTTGTTATGGCCGAGTCAGAGCGAAGGAAAGAGGCGTCCAAAAAAGATAGCCTGAGGCGGCCATGGCTACGCTCAGCTTTGAAGAAAGCATTCTTTGGTGGGCCCTCTATAGCCACAATGATCAACCGACCACCTTCACGGCGGGACCTAACCTGAAGGGAATTCGGAGCAATTAACGTTGTCAATGGAGGTGGGAAGTTCTTCGGTTTTCCTTTCACCTTGTTGCGGTTTCTTGGCGCCGCAACTTGTCGTGGCAAGGGAGGTAGCGCCGACTCTGGTAAAAAATCCGATGAGAAAATCGCGGTGTCGGCGATGTCGGTGCCGGTTTCGCTTCCCAGATTCTCAGTGCAGAGTTTCAAGCTTGCCTCGCTTAGCTTAGAACCATAATAAGATGAATATTGTTTGGACAAAGGGTGGACATATGTGGGCTGTTTTCCCTTCTCCGTTGAAGTGTTGGGAAGGCTTTGAAGGAAACCCCAACCACCTAAATCTATACATCTTGGAGAGGACAGTTTGAGTTTCAGAGTTGCTGTCTCAATGATGTGAGACTCTAAACATGACAACAAATTATCTTGATTATATGCTATGGTTGACATGGTGGATTATTCAAGAACTTGATTAAATGGTGGGTTTGTCAAGAAACTAGCTAAGATGATGAGAACAAACAATTCATAGATAATGAAGGGTTGTGGTTTCTTTGTAGTAGTGCAAAGAGGAAATAAGCTAAGGCAGGATTGAATGGGGGAATTGTGAAGGGAAGAGAGGGTATTTGTAGtgcaaaaaaaacaattaaagtgAGAAGAGGCAAAGTGTGTGGTGATGGGGGATAGAGGCTTTTAAGCAGCACCTAAATTATACTACTGTTGATGACACACACATGaataataaaggaataaagTAATATAAGTACAATATAATTTGACAGGCTTGAAAATATTCTATATTGTACCAGCATATTTCTTGTGGATGACAGGGAAATTTATCATCACTATCTAAgttgattcaaaaattatgaggTTTCATTTACTCAGTTACTCCTTTCACGCCAGCAACTAGCTAATTTATTCCATATAGTATGATGTGTGGAACAATTTTGTTTATTAATCAGAGATATTCTTTGATTTTTggaaaaaagttataaatttataataacttCGAGATGTAACGCTttccattaattattattattattgttgttgttgttgttataataattaagtattttatGTAGTGCAAATTATTTAGGTTGACTAAGGTTAAATATTTGGTCAAAGGTAATTAGTTACCTATATTGATGGGATAGATGTAGGTATAAAGGTTCTAAGTACTCTCATTGCTCTGTTAGCGACTCATGCACAATCAAGAGTAATGAgagaagtgagagaaaaatatattctcTATTCACATTGATTACGCATTAGCCGGCGGTCAAGGACTCCTATCCACTGGACAAAGGACTCAAGCATTCCTATCCACTGGACAAAGGACTCAAGCATCAACAATCGGAAGCTATGGTTGGAGGTTAGTTGATTGGGAAGTTAGTGGATTTAATGTTTCTTACCTAGTATTAAACTGATTACGTGGATTATGTGCTCacaagagaaagaagaaaaaacatatAATTGTGTACTTTttgaaatctaaaaataaaaatagaaaattagaaaataagaGTAAAAAAGACATATtgttagtattatatattataataagggtcacacttgtgtgaaactgtctcacgaatccttataTGTGAGACGGGTCTGGTCAATATGCAAAAATAGTACTTAtattagcaaatgtaatactaaatcagaaATAAACTGttccttataagaaaaaatataatattttgatgaccaatatatataatacttttatattatgatgtaaaagtattattttttcataaaagatattatattttctcttataagtaatgttatacttataaaggaaaatgtaatacttttgatgaaaaatataatactacatcaaaatgtattacatttttttaaatattatatttacccaTATAAGTTCctgatttaatattacatttactagtataagtatcacatttcaTCTTAACCTGACTAGTCTCACATGCCAGGATTCTTGAAacaatctcacacaaatttttgccttgaATATCCAAAAATTATATGCAAGGCTCTATTTTGAAGAGATCCCAACATATATAACTCCATACACAAAATCCAAATTCAAGGGAAGAATGACTATTcacatattttgaaaaaaaattgattataatatAGCATCAGTAATTATTTATGTTCACGTATAACGTATTGACAGAACAATTACTTATGTTCATCATTTGATAAAAAGTAAACAATCATTTCTTTAAAGTATGTAAGTGAGTCAAATTGAATGTTTACAGATTATTTTTTATCACGCATTAAATATGATGTGTCATGAAACTGCATGTAGTTTCATAGAATTTTCTCTAGCTTTGTAATATATACTGTAAGAATGTAATGCAAACTTCCAACGAATATATGCTATATTTAACTAGGGAATTAGATAAGAGACAATTACTCCTGATAATACTCCTAATAGATATAAGTAAAAATATGAACGCACCAAATAAGCACACCAATCATTTAATAACGCAGTTCGGAGAACactcctaatctgcggggccacgcccaaaatATTTCACTAGATCAACCCGCTGGTTTTTACAAGTACAAGGTTCAACCGATTTACAAAACTAGGCCTACCACCTATTTTAACGCCAACCTTATACAATAACTCAgtaagaaaatttttaatacaatttgagCTAATCTATCAATTACACAAATTGTATGCCAACCTGGATTTTGACACAAGGTGTACTAGTACTGCGCGAAGCTGCTTCTCCAAATTTAGTACTCGTTTCTGGTCCCGAACATTTGAAGTTTCTTTTGTGTAGTCAATGACTCTTGAATAGTTACTCCCTGAAACTTCAATTTGATCTCATTACAAGAATCCCCTTTTATAGTGCTTGTAGACCCTTGTTTTTAAGAAGTCCATCCCATGATTAGGCATGTTGCATGGATGTGAGAAAGAGAATTAATCTTGGTCAcacattttttttgaagactAATTCATGCCAGCCTTTCTTTAAAATCTCTTCCACATTTTGTGCCACATTGCACACGTACACTTGATGTTTTCTTTTTGTCCAATTTCTTTTGTACCACACATCATATTCCTCATTTTACTCCACGTATTCATTTGCATTTGCCATttcattttctcaattctttttcttttgtacCACACATCATATTTTGCATTCATAATTCCCTTAGTATTTGCT contains these protein-coding regions:
- the LOC116014807 gene encoding protein FANTASTIC FOUR 3-like, which translates into the protein MSTIAYNQDNLLSCLESHIIETATLKLKLSSPRCIDLGGWGFLQSLPNTSTEKGKQPTYVHPLSKQYSSYYGSKLSEASLKLCTENLGSETGTDIADTAIFSSDFLPESALPPLPRQVAAPRNRNKVKGKPKNFPPPLTTLIAPNSLQVRSRREGGRLIIVAIEGPPKNAFFKAERSHGRLRLSFLDASFLRSDSAITNSEVEREEERDMDGNILEAEVEMGMEKYQRLRRCMESGHSNKALCDLKPLCVATS